One stretch of Variovorax sp. 54 DNA includes these proteins:
- a CDS encoding peptidoglycan-binding protein, producing MPFSKLSLASALAGLLALSGCQTMDMQMGAPSAKTTATGSAAGGATSGESSQLERCDSPLGTVSLIENVNAGWYTILTGEYRLPPTANLLRLLVQQSNCFVVVERGAAGMNAMTRERALMQSGEMRGGSNFGRGQMVASDYGLSPEIVFSNNDAGGLGGALGGLVGGGRGRAIAAVGASLQTKEASALLTLIDNRSGVQVAAAEGSASKTDFAGFGGLGGRGGAGGIGGYTNTAQGKVIAAAFMDAFNQMVRSLRNYKAQTVRGQGLGGGGRLGVDGGAAPSQTSAPGASRTRRK from the coding sequence ATGCCTTTTTCCAAACTCTCTCTTGCCAGCGCACTCGCAGGCCTGCTCGCGCTTTCCGGTTGCCAGACCATGGACATGCAGATGGGCGCCCCGTCGGCCAAGACCACGGCCACGGGCAGCGCTGCCGGCGGCGCCACCTCGGGCGAAAGCAGCCAGCTCGAGCGCTGCGACTCGCCGCTGGGCACCGTCTCGCTGATCGAGAACGTCAACGCCGGCTGGTACACCATCCTCACGGGTGAATACCGCCTGCCGCCCACGGCCAACCTGCTGCGCCTGCTGGTGCAGCAGTCGAACTGCTTCGTGGTGGTGGAGCGCGGCGCGGCCGGCATGAACGCCATGACGCGCGAGCGCGCGCTGATGCAGTCGGGTGAGATGCGCGGCGGCAGCAACTTCGGCCGCGGCCAGATGGTGGCGTCCGACTACGGCCTGTCGCCCGAGATCGTGTTCAGCAACAACGACGCCGGCGGCCTGGGCGGCGCGCTCGGGGGCCTCGTGGGCGGCGGCCGTGGCCGTGCCATCGCGGCCGTCGGTGCCAGCCTGCAGACCAAGGAAGCCAGCGCGCTGCTGACGCTCATCGACAACCGCTCGGGCGTGCAGGTGGCAGCGGCCGAAGGCAGCGCCTCCAAAACCGATTTCGCGGGCTTCGGCGGTCTCGGTGGCCGCGGCGGTGCCGGTGGCATCGGCGGCTACACGAACACCGCGCAGGGCAAGGTGATCGCGGCGGCGTTCATGGACGCCTTCAACCAGATGGTCCGTTCGCTGCGCAACTACAAGGCGCAGACCGTGCGTGGCCAGGGCCTGGGCGGCGGCGGCCGGCTGGGCGTGGACGGCGGCGCAGCCCCGTCGCAGACCTCGGCGCCGGGCGCCTCCCGCACGCGCCGCAAGTAA
- a CDS encoding DUF11 domain-containing protein, translated as MAAARIAFAAFGLVLAAAFAQAAPAPGGIVIRSIATGTYVPAGQGHSETASSNVVIASVLPVEALSLTQDQRVNRPPGTVATLSHLLTNTGNVASNYVLSFVNNGAGCLADGLDLSALRVARDSNHNGVVDADDLVLIPGAAGTLALQPGQTAELLVQGTVPAAASGSACLLLTATTALQGASASNRDIVEVGCVAVLALVKSASYAGVVVPGSTRIDFSISGTNTGARDAQPGGTAAPTGTPVLVNGSPRNLLLLRDVVPAGTRYIAGSLQGTAAGAVRLFRMPGDPDFSYRTAEDGAAVEVAIGVPTALSRNASIAMQFAVQAKADLTGDIRNTAHSQYNDGVAAAASPSNTVVIAASPTQGQSRIGVAKAASTPRMNRGADGQPDGTATVTFDVNVRNYGTASLYGVQAVDVLEGPGAAQFGTRTTAAAPGPHQYMVVPGTLTIVGSQGGGASGTVAAVSGAFDGTASAQNLLAPGAMLPAGGQFTVRFDVRFNLAGRTGTLLNTVRAQAALAAGGPPAVFDDSVNGSNPDADGDGNPTNDTSPTPVSTLLPVLSLAKSVSLPRRVGEGVYELDYRFKVSNTGAAPAPNVRVIDNLNCTFDMDRPDGLVAAWELRGPPKARHGILQVTPGFTGRAACDREAAASVDPFKLPLQAVLGITDGSRALAPGQSEELEFTVRVTRKPSSSGVRVPFTNKAWAAAFEQNTANPTPAMLVAASASSVSSMLADPQGTVYNAVSRQPVAGAVVTIARQSCVDAAAKPMTLAELFGGDSGLYRANANGSLSMTTGADGGYQFYFLSPPVTGICTYALSVASPAGSAYASPSQLIPATPGAYGRCGAVVPNAASPQGAEPTTHHFSLKAGFDASGAACDVVNNHIPLDPGNVLGLVLRKEGSKRQVEFGDFLDYALVVTNKTGFPVTGLSLADQLPPGFAYVAGSARLNGAATADPVGGAGPGLTFKQPGLALGIDQSASVRYRVRVGVGAPTNGDAINRARASSGPMQSNLAQWTVRVTGGVFSDDAFLFGKVYMDCRRDGRQEGSDEVGVPGVRLYMEDGTHVITDVEGKWSLYGLKPVTHVLRVDPITLPAGAKLEALDNRNAGRPDSRFVDLKKGEFHKANFAIANCDTPSVMNDVIARREAIAAVPDTEAEAQVRMRLDPEGKVVPVGDRRSLPASGEVRGGGSTGTIQTSSAPLIAMPAASASLSSFVGGASGQGSTLSATTGGGATDSAAPVGSLFSGMRVSRGIAQPTAAAPLLPQAVPSPIDLEALLPRIESNALGFIDLKDGDTVPSTSLNVRVKGEAGMALRLSVNGQAVEARRVGKKTEQATGLKHVYDDGEVRATTYASRTAQTQQIEEFRAVGTSGPYYLSAKGGEFVDNSEQVEIVVRDRNQPDLVLQRTAVTRFVDYTVEPLTRRLLFTRAIASVDPNLNPQSIRVTYEVDAGGPKFTVAGTDVQLKVAKNLQVGVVAAIDENPENRRKLGALTALARLGDNTTVAGEWVQTDSDRNGKGSGARVELRHQGEDLAVAALASKTSTGFDNPGASFSAGRTEASARAEYRLDTTTALRSELLYGQDALREGSRRGITASVQKKFSEQLVGEVGLRYGHNGTGLGSGSGFDYGQISTYSGNLGSGVAANNVTALGAAANAGTQANANDDELTTVRARLSAQVPGVPQAQVFVEGEQDTRKSDRHVLAVGGNYAVTDKTRLYGRYELVSSLYGPYELNAGQSNNVGIVGIESAYMEGGRVYSEYRLADSLEGRAAQAATGLRNTFKLTDEWRLTGGIEHTRQIGGLRNSGNNGTGYASGLGGDSTALTGGVEYTSGRIKASGILEGRHGDDANTRLFSAGYGFKIDPSWSLLARSVMSASEGQGANAGNAHHLARHQIGLAYRPVDTDSWNALMRYERRSERVTGTGSATGALDGASVFGTGHGNASLPGATSADIVSAHLNYNPRPGTVINGRYAAKWSRADDGLLKSTYWAHLLQARYTQDLNDDWDLGVQAGLLRGKGGGLQKTLGVELGYQVMKDLWVSAGYNFVGLKDRDLAANDYTSKGAYIRLRFKFDETTLGAASAGAAARPMGSKARGQSEAAAPAGAATAITDTAANDDEKN; from the coding sequence ATGGCCGCCGCGCGCATCGCGTTTGCGGCCTTCGGTCTTGTCCTGGCCGCGGCGTTCGCGCAAGCCGCGCCGGCGCCCGGCGGCATCGTGATCCGCAGCATCGCGACGGGCACCTACGTCCCTGCCGGCCAGGGGCACAGCGAAACCGCAAGTTCCAATGTCGTGATTGCGAGCGTGCTGCCCGTGGAAGCGCTGTCGCTCACGCAGGACCAGCGCGTGAACCGACCGCCGGGGACCGTCGCCACGCTGAGCCACCTGCTCACCAACACAGGCAACGTGGCGTCGAACTACGTTCTCAGCTTCGTCAACAACGGCGCGGGTTGTTTGGCCGATGGGCTCGACCTTTCTGCGCTGCGCGTCGCCCGCGACAGCAACCACAACGGCGTCGTCGATGCAGACGATCTGGTGCTGATTCCCGGTGCCGCCGGCACGCTCGCGCTGCAGCCCGGCCAGACGGCCGAACTGCTGGTGCAGGGCACCGTTCCCGCTGCAGCCAGCGGCAGCGCCTGCCTGCTGCTCACGGCAACCACGGCGCTGCAGGGCGCCAGCGCGAGCAACCGCGACATCGTCGAGGTCGGCTGCGTTGCCGTGCTCGCCCTGGTCAAGTCCGCCAGCTATGCAGGTGTCGTCGTTCCTGGCAGCACGCGCATCGACTTCAGCATCTCGGGCACCAACACCGGCGCGCGCGATGCGCAGCCCGGCGGCACGGCCGCACCCACCGGCACGCCGGTGCTGGTCAATGGCAGCCCCCGCAACCTGCTGTTGTTGCGCGACGTGGTGCCCGCCGGCACCCGCTACATCGCAGGCAGCCTGCAAGGCACGGCCGCCGGAGCGGTGCGCCTGTTTCGCATGCCCGGTGACCCCGACTTCAGCTATCGCACCGCCGAAGACGGCGCCGCTGTCGAGGTCGCCATCGGCGTGCCCACCGCGCTCTCGCGCAATGCCTCCATCGCCATGCAGTTCGCGGTGCAGGCGAAGGCCGATCTCACGGGCGATATTCGCAACACCGCGCACAGCCAGTACAACGACGGCGTGGCTGCCGCCGCGTCGCCGTCCAACACGGTCGTCATCGCCGCGAGCCCAACGCAAGGCCAGAGCCGCATCGGCGTCGCCAAGGCTGCTTCCACCCCGCGGATGAACCGTGGCGCCGACGGCCAGCCCGACGGCACGGCCACCGTCACCTTCGATGTCAACGTGCGCAACTACGGCACGGCCTCGCTCTACGGTGTGCAGGCCGTCGACGTCCTGGAAGGCCCCGGTGCCGCGCAATTCGGCACCCGCACCACCGCTGCGGCTCCGGGCCCTCACCAGTACATGGTCGTGCCCGGAACCTTGACCATCGTCGGCAGCCAGGGCGGCGGCGCTTCCGGCACCGTGGCTGCGGTCAGCGGCGCGTTCGACGGCACGGCTTCTGCCCAGAACCTGCTTGCGCCCGGCGCGATGCTGCCCGCGGGCGGCCAGTTCACCGTGCGTTTCGACGTGCGCTTCAACCTCGCAGGCCGGACAGGCACGCTGCTCAACACCGTGCGTGCACAGGCCGCACTTGCTGCTGGCGGCCCGCCCGCCGTCTTCGACGATTCCGTCAACGGCAGCAACCCCGATGCCGACGGCGACGGCAACCCCACCAACGACACCTCGCCCACACCGGTGTCCACGCTGCTGCCCGTGCTCTCGCTCGCCAAGAGCGTCTCGCTGCCGCGCCGCGTGGGAGAGGGCGTCTACGAACTCGACTACCGCTTCAAGGTCAGCAACACCGGCGCCGCGCCGGCGCCGAACGTGCGGGTGATCGACAACCTGAATTGCACCTTCGACATGGACCGGCCCGACGGCCTCGTCGCCGCCTGGGAGCTCCGCGGTCCGCCCAAGGCGCGCCACGGAATCCTTCAGGTGACCCCCGGCTTCACCGGCCGCGCGGCCTGCGACCGCGAGGCCGCCGCCAGCGTCGACCCGTTCAAGCTGCCCCTGCAGGCCGTGCTCGGCATCACCGACGGCAGCCGTGCCCTGGCGCCCGGCCAGAGCGAAGAGCTCGAGTTCACCGTGCGCGTCACCCGCAAGCCCTCCAGCAGCGGCGTCCGCGTGCCGTTCACCAACAAGGCCTGGGCCGCTGCGTTCGAGCAGAACACAGCCAACCCCACGCCAGCCATGCTCGTTGCTGCGAGTGCCAGCAGCGTGTCGTCGATGCTGGCCGACCCGCAGGGCACGGTCTACAACGCCGTCAGCCGCCAGCCCGTGGCCGGCGCCGTTGTCACCATCGCGCGCCAGTCGTGCGTCGACGCAGCGGCCAAGCCCATGACGCTGGCCGAACTGTTCGGCGGCGACAGCGGCCTTTACCGCGCGAACGCCAACGGCAGCCTCTCGATGACCACCGGTGCCGACGGCGGCTACCAGTTCTACTTCCTGTCGCCGCCGGTCACCGGCATCTGCACCTACGCGTTGAGCGTGGCGTCGCCTGCGGGCAGTGCGTATGCCTCGCCTTCACAGCTCATTCCGGCCACGCCCGGCGCCTACGGCCGCTGCGGTGCCGTGGTCCCGAACGCTGCGTCGCCGCAGGGCGCGGAGCCCACCACCCACCACTTCTCGCTCAAGGCCGGCTTCGACGCCTCGGGTGCGGCCTGCGACGTGGTGAACAACCACATCCCGCTGGACCCGGGCAACGTGCTCGGCCTCGTGTTGCGCAAGGAAGGCAGCAAGCGACAGGTCGAGTTCGGCGACTTCCTGGACTACGCACTCGTCGTCACCAACAAGACCGGCTTTCCCGTCACCGGCCTGAGCCTCGCCGACCAACTGCCGCCGGGCTTTGCCTACGTGGCAGGCAGCGCGCGGCTCAACGGTGCAGCCACGGCTGATCCCGTGGGCGGCGCCGGCCCCGGGCTCACGTTCAAGCAACCGGGCCTCGCGCTCGGCATCGACCAGTCGGCCTCCGTGCGCTACCGCGTGCGCGTCGGTGTCGGCGCGCCCACCAACGGCGACGCCATCAACCGCGCAAGGGCCAGTTCAGGGCCCATGCAGTCGAACCTCGCCCAGTGGACCGTGCGCGTCACCGGCGGCGTGTTCTCCGACGACGCTTTTCTCTTCGGCAAGGTCTACATGGACTGCCGACGCGATGGCCGCCAGGAAGGCTCGGACGAAGTCGGCGTGCCCGGCGTGCGCCTGTACATGGAAGACGGCACGCACGTCATCACCGACGTCGAAGGCAAGTGGAGCCTGTACGGCCTCAAGCCCGTCACGCACGTGCTGCGCGTCGATCCGATCACCTTGCCTGCGGGCGCGAAGCTCGAAGCGCTCGACAACCGCAATGCCGGGCGCCCCGACAGCCGGTTCGTCGATCTCAAGAAGGGCGAGTTCCACAAGGCCAACTTCGCCATTGCCAACTGCGACACGCCCAGCGTGATGAACGACGTCATCGCGCGGCGCGAGGCCATCGCTGCCGTGCCCGACACCGAAGCCGAAGCCCAGGTGCGCATGCGCCTGGACCCCGAAGGCAAGGTCGTGCCCGTGGGCGACCGGCGCTCGCTGCCCGCCAGCGGTGAAGTGCGCGGGGGCGGAAGCACCGGCACCATCCAGACCAGCTCGGCGCCGCTGATCGCCATGCCTGCTGCATCGGCCTCGCTCAGCAGCTTTGTCGGCGGTGCGTCGGGGCAGGGCAGCACGCTCAGCGCGACGACCGGTGGCGGTGCGACGGACAGCGCTGCCCCCGTGGGCAGCCTCTTCTCCGGCATGCGTGTGTCGCGCGGCATTGCGCAGCCGACAGCGGCGGCGCCACTGCTGCCGCAGGCGGTCCCCAGCCCCATCGATCTCGAAGCCTTGCTGCCTCGCATCGAAAGCAACGCCCTCGGCTTCATCGACCTCAAGGACGGCGACACCGTGCCCTCGACCTCGCTCAACGTGCGCGTCAAGGGCGAAGCCGGCATGGCATTGCGACTGAGCGTCAACGGCCAGGCCGTCGAGGCGCGGCGCGTCGGCAAGAAGACCGAGCAGGCCACCGGCCTCAAGCATGTGTACGACGACGGCGAGGTGCGCGCCACCACGTATGCCTCACGCACCGCGCAGACCCAGCAGATCGAAGAGTTCCGCGCCGTCGGCACCTCGGGTCCGTACTACCTGAGCGCCAAGGGCGGCGAGTTCGTCGACAACAGCGAGCAGGTCGAGATCGTCGTGCGCGACCGCAACCAGCCCGACCTCGTGCTGCAGCGCACGGCCGTCACGCGCTTCGTCGACTACACCGTCGAGCCGCTCACGCGCCGCCTGCTCTTCACGCGCGCCATCGCGTCGGTCGACCCGAACCTCAACCCGCAGTCCATCCGCGTGACCTACGAGGTCGATGCGGGCGGGCCGAAGTTCACCGTGGCTGGCACCGACGTGCAGCTCAAGGTGGCCAAGAACCTGCAGGTCGGCGTGGTCGCCGCCATCGACGAAAACCCCGAGAACCGCCGCAAGCTCGGCGCGCTCACCGCCCTGGCCCGCCTCGGCGACAACACCACCGTTGCGGGCGAATGGGTGCAGACCGACTCCGACCGCAACGGCAAGGGCAGCGGCGCCCGTGTCGAGCTGCGCCACCAGGGCGAAGACCTTGCCGTGGCCGCGCTCGCGAGCAAGACCAGCACCGGTTTCGACAACCCCGGTGCGAGCTTCTCGGCGGGGCGCACCGAAGCCTCGGCGCGCGCCGAATACCGGCTCGACACCACCACCGCCTTGCGCAGCGAGCTGCTCTACGGCCAGGACGCGCTGCGCGAGGGCAGCCGCCGCGGCATCACCGCCAGCGTGCAGAAAAAATTCAGCGAACAGCTCGTGGGCGAGGTCGGTCTGCGCTACGGGCACAACGGCACCGGCCTGGGCAGCGGTTCGGGCTTCGACTACGGCCAGATCTCCACCTACAGCGGCAACCTCGGCAGCGGCGTGGCCGCCAACAACGTCACCGCGCTCGGCGCGGCGGCCAATGCCGGCACCCAGGCCAACGCGAACGACGACGAACTGACCACCGTGCGTGCGCGCCTGTCGGCGCAGGTGCCGGGCGTGCCGCAGGCGCAGGTGTTCGTCGAAGGCGAGCAGGACACCCGCAAGTCCGATCGCCACGTGCTGGCCGTGGGCGGCAACTACGCCGTCACCGACAAGACCCGCCTGTACGGCCGCTACGAGCTGGTCTCCAGCCTCTACGGGCCGTACGAGCTGAACGCGGGGCAGTCGAACAACGTCGGCATCGTCGGCATCGAGAGCGCCTACATGGAGGGCGGGCGCGTGTACAGCGAGTACCGCCTGGCCGACAGCCTCGAGGGTCGCGCCGCGCAAGCGGCCACGGGCCTGCGCAACACCTTCAAGCTCACCGACGAGTGGCGCCTGACTGGCGGCATCGAACACACGCGCCAGATCGGCGGCTTGCGCAACAGCGGCAACAACGGCACCGGCTACGCGAGCGGCCTGGGCGGCGACTCCACCGCGCTCACGGGCGGTGTGGAATACACCAGCGGGCGCATCAAGGCCAGCGGCATTCTCGAAGGCCGCCACGGCGACGACGCCAACACGCGCCTGTTCAGCGCAGGCTACGGCTTCAAGATCGATCCGTCATGGAGCCTGCTGGCGCGCAGCGTGATGAGCGCCAGCGAAGGGCAGGGCGCCAATGCCGGCAACGCGCACCATCTGGCGCGCCACCAGATCGGCCTGGCCTACCGCCCCGTGGACACCGACAGCTGGAACGCACTCATGCGCTACGAGCGCCGCTCCGAGCGTGTCACGGGCACGGGCAGCGCCACCGGCGCACTCGACGGCGCGAGCGTCTTCGGCACGGGCCACGGCAACGCCAGCCTGCCCGGTGCCACCAGCGCCGACATCGTCTCGGCCCACCTGAACTACAACCCGCGCCCCGGCACCGTGATCAACGGGCGCTACGCCGCCAAGTGGTCGCGCGCCGACGACGGACTGCTCAAGAGCACCTACTGGGCGCACCTGCTGCAGGCGCGCTACACGCAAGACCTCAACGACGACTGGGACCTGGGTGTGCAGGCCGGCCTGCTGCGCGGCAAGGGCGGCGGCCTGCAGAAGACCCTCGGTGTCGAACTCGGCTACCAGGTCATGAAAGACCTGTGGGTGTCGGCGGGCTACAACTTCGTGGGCCTCAAAGACCGCGACCTGGCCGCCAACGACTACACGAGCAAGGGCGCGTACATCCGGCTGCGGTTCAAGTTCGACGAGACCACGCTCGGGGCTGCTTCGGCGGGCGCTGCGGCGCGGCCGATGGGCAGCAAGGCAAGGGGGCAGAGCGAAGCCGCCGCGCCTGCAGGCGCCGCCACGGCAATAACAGATACAGCAGCAAATGACGATGAGAAGAACTGA
- a CDS encoding DUF11 domain-containing protein produces the protein MIPTKPTRRVTGCKPSAPWAGAAALTLGFLFGSPAALAASPPANTVIGNQASASYSDAAGTTQVATSNLVQTTVLQVGSFTLDNVDRITTTVVNTKSGAAGATVYAPHVLTNTGNGVDTFSLTVKADAGKFSRVEVFADADGNGLPDSTTALCTATAADVCTVTPAQSVPGNNGAFRFVVAYTIPGSATGTGDFDKATITAIPGTLALYAAPNISAADKDEVKLATDAVFNVTKSIGAPSVAAPGNGVWPAASASGPRSSAACTPVSWTNGLASTDTCKYTVYTLTFNNTGGAPGKFALSDTLQPGLTYVAGSAVWSGASGTALGDGAAGDPSGIDFQVSGDTVNAVVTSLNPNVTQTLSFVVLVNSSAAVGTSTTTNVARYDAANAPQSVTAAAIGSTLGSSTNPAAYTVLARYSIVVGSNPSTSATGADVTPGTPNPAGQDLTTKLLGVAGGSVRFPQIVFNTGGATDAVNLSISTHTFPSGTSFQFFAAGSGAPLLDTNGDGIPDTGPIPAGGSINIVTQVQLPPSVPANVAYTATVLARSTSDNTKIDATEDRLDRVVDTLVDLTNTKIGTPDPTTNGDLGAGPSPMPTQTHETSPGTGTLFTLWVKNYDDVDAIYNLSASQTTGFPGTLPAGWTVKFVPFGGTCASSAISSISVPTRGQQALEACVTPPSSQAAVAGQKIYFKVQSTAVASTGAIASDVKTDAVTVTATALQKGASLTPNNSGQIAPGGTVVYAHTLTNIGSQSCGAYTLTATVPSADATQGWTTTVYLDVNGDGQIDAGDTPVNGPLTSLAVGAAQKLLVRVFAPGGVSAGVSNTTTVTATFTDPAPNCGTPSATDITAVITGQIRVVKTQAADATCDGVADTALAGTALQLKPGQCIVYQVVATNEGVVPVTNIAINDALPPYTTLSVKQPALQCEAPGIGGTPLAYASTATAVSCGSTANTLAPGGKATLTFAVQINP, from the coding sequence GTGATTCCCACCAAGCCAACCCGACGCGTCACCGGCTGCAAGCCGTCCGCGCCCTGGGCAGGCGCAGCCGCATTGACGCTGGGCTTCCTTTTCGGAAGCCCGGCTGCACTGGCCGCTTCGCCGCCCGCCAACACCGTCATCGGCAACCAGGCTTCCGCCAGCTATTCAGACGCTGCCGGAACCACCCAGGTCGCCACGTCCAACCTGGTGCAGACCACGGTTCTCCAGGTCGGCTCGTTCACGCTCGACAACGTCGACCGCATCACGACGACCGTCGTCAACACCAAGTCCGGCGCTGCCGGCGCCACGGTCTATGCACCTCACGTGCTGACCAACACCGGCAACGGCGTCGACACCTTCAGCCTCACGGTCAAGGCCGATGCAGGCAAGTTCTCGCGCGTCGAAGTCTTTGCCGATGCCGATGGCAACGGGCTGCCCGACAGCACGACGGCGCTTTGCACGGCCACTGCCGCAGACGTCTGCACGGTGACCCCGGCGCAGAGCGTGCCGGGCAACAACGGCGCGTTCCGCTTCGTCGTGGCCTACACGATCCCGGGCTCGGCCACGGGCACGGGCGATTTCGACAAGGCAACGATCACGGCCATCCCGGGCACCCTGGCGCTGTATGCCGCACCGAACATCTCGGCGGCCGACAAGGACGAGGTCAAGCTGGCCACCGATGCGGTGTTCAACGTCACCAAGTCCATTGGCGCTCCGTCGGTCGCAGCACCGGGCAACGGCGTCTGGCCGGCCGCCTCGGCCAGCGGGCCCCGGTCTTCCGCTGCCTGTACGCCCGTGAGTTGGACCAACGGCCTTGCATCGACTGACACCTGCAAGTACACGGTCTATACCCTCACCTTCAACAACACGGGTGGCGCACCCGGCAAGTTCGCGCTGTCCGACACGCTGCAGCCGGGGCTGACCTATGTCGCGGGTTCCGCGGTGTGGAGCGGCGCGTCCGGTACGGCACTGGGAGACGGTGCGGCCGGCGATCCGTCAGGCATCGACTTCCAGGTGAGTGGCGACACGGTGAATGCCGTGGTGACTTCGCTGAACCCGAACGTGACGCAGACGCTGAGCTTCGTGGTGCTCGTGAACAGCAGCGCTGCAGTCGGCACGTCGACCACCACCAACGTGGCCCGATACGATGCCGCGAACGCGCCGCAAAGTGTCACTGCAGCAGCGATTGGCAGCACGCTCGGCTCGTCCACCAATCCGGCGGCCTACACGGTTCTGGCGCGTTACAGCATCGTGGTCGGTTCCAACCCGTCCACGTCTGCAACGGGCGCTGACGTTACGCCCGGCACACCGAACCCCGCGGGTCAAGACTTGACCACGAAGCTGCTGGGCGTCGCAGGCGGCAGCGTCCGGTTCCCGCAAATCGTGTTCAACACGGGCGGCGCCACCGATGCAGTGAACCTGTCGATCTCGACCCACACCTTCCCGTCTGGCACGAGCTTCCAGTTCTTCGCGGCCGGCAGCGGTGCACCGCTGCTGGACACGAACGGTGACGGCATACCCGACACCGGCCCGATTCCGGCTGGCGGCAGCATCAACATCGTGACGCAGGTGCAGCTGCCGCCCTCGGTGCCTGCCAACGTGGCCTACACGGCCACCGTTCTGGCGCGCTCCACGAGCGACAACACGAAGATCGATGCGACCGAAGACCGGCTCGATCGGGTGGTCGACACCCTGGTCGACTTGACCAACACCAAGATAGGCACACCCGATCCAACAACGAACGGTGACCTTGGCGCGGGCCCCAGCCCGATGCCCACCCAGACCCATGAGACGAGTCCCGGCACCGGCACACTCTTCACGCTGTGGGTGAAGAACTACGACGACGTCGATGCGATCTACAACCTTTCCGCCAGCCAGACGACCGGTTTCCCGGGCACGCTGCCGGCAGGCTGGACGGTCAAGTTCGTCCCGTTTGGCGGCACCTGTGCATCGTCGGCAATCTCGAGCATCTCGGTGCCTACCAGGGGGCAACAAGCGCTCGAAGCCTGTGTCACGCCGCCTTCCTCGCAAGCCGCCGTGGCCGGACAGAAGATCTACTTCAAGGTGCAATCCACCGCCGTAGCCTCGACCGGCGCGATCGCTTCCGACGTCAAGACCGACGCCGTGACGGTGACCGCAACGGCACTGCAGAAGGGCGCTTCGCTCACGCCGAACAACAGCGGCCAGATCGCGCCCGGCGGCACCGTGGTGTACGCACACACGCTGACCAACATCGGCAGCCAGAGCTGCGGCGCCTACACGCTGACGGCCACCGTGCCTTCTGCAGATGCGACGCAAGGCTGGACCACCACGGTCTACCTCGACGTCAACGGTGACGGCCAGATCGATGCCGGCGACACGCCGGTGAACGGGCCGCTGACGAGCCTGGCGGTCGGCGCGGCGCAGAAGCTGCTGGTGCGCGTGTTCGCGCCGGGTGGCGTGAGTGCGGGTGTCAGCAACACCACGACGGTGACGGCCACCTTCACGGACCCGGCGCCCAACTGCGGTACGCCGTCGGCGACCGACATCACTGCCGTGATCACCGGTCAGATCCGTGTCGTCAAGACGCAGGCGGCCGATGCGACCTGCGACGGCGTGGCGGATACCGCTCTTGCGGGAACCGCGTTGCAGCTGAAGCCCGGCCAGTGCATCGTCTATCAAGTCGTTGCCACGAACGAAGGCGTCGTGCCGGTGACCAACATCGCCATCAACGACGCACTGCCGCCCTACACCACGCTGAGCGTGAAACAACCTGCATTGCAGTGCGAGGCACCGGGCATAGGCGGTACGCCGCTGGCCTATGCGTCGACTGCCACTGCCGTGAGCTGCGGCAGCACAGCCAACACCTTGGCCCCAGGTGGCAAAGCCACGCTGACCTTCGCCGTGCAGATCAACCCCTGA
- a CDS encoding GreA/GreB family elongation factor, whose product MLATVHGERTLTELDYVRLSKFADAPLPPALSDLLDTADILPSREMPSDIVTMYTQVEIEDLPGGQRQKIVICYPVDAEPTTGFISVFSPVGIGLLGQKIGAVARWKTPDGGEHSARVIAVLFQPEASGDYTT is encoded by the coding sequence ATGCTTGCAACTGTTCACGGGGAGCGCACGCTCACCGAACTCGATTACGTCCGTCTCAGCAAATTCGCGGACGCCCCCCTTCCCCCGGCCCTGTCCGATCTGCTCGACACGGCCGACATTCTTCCTTCGCGGGAAATGCCCTCGGACATCGTCACGATGTACACGCAGGTGGAAATCGAAGACCTGCCCGGCGGACAGCGGCAGAAGATCGTGATCTGCTATCCCGTCGACGCAGAGCCGACCACGGGCTTCATCTCGGTGTTCTCGCCCGTCGGCATCGGCCTGCTCGGCCAGAAGATCGGCGCGGTCGCGCGCTGGAAAACACCCGACGGCGGCGAACACAGCGCGCGCGTGATCGCCGTGCTGTTCCAGCCGGAAGCCAGCGGCGACTACACGACCTGA